The Rissa tridactyla isolate bRisTri1 chromosome 1, bRisTri1.patW.cur.20221130, whole genome shotgun sequence DNA segment TCTTTAAGAAAGGCCCGTGACTGCCCGGCAGGCCGCACGGAATGCGCACGTTTTGAAAATGGTAACTTTCGTCGTTCCGGTATAAAATCCTACTAAAATCTGTGCAGGATTTGGTTTGGCTGCTGCGATTTACTATAGTGTTCCAGCTCCTTTTAAGAGAAAGTGGGTGGCTCTTAAAAGAGCCTTTGGGTTTATTTAAATGAGTAGACTCTATAGTTTTTTCTCAGACGTTTCACTTCTTTTTGGGCGCCGCCTTCTTTGCCTTGGCCGCTTTCGGCTTGGCTGCCTTGGGCTTGGCTGCCTTGGGCTTTACTGCCTTTGCCTTGGCCGGGCTCTTTGCTGCCTTTTTGGGGCGGCCTGCTTTGGCTGCTTTCTTGGGGCTCTTGGCTGCTTTCTTGGCCGCGGTAGCAGCCGGCTTCTTGGCTTTCTTGGGGCTCTTCTTCACAGCTGCAGCTTTCTTGGGCTTCTTGGCGGCACTGGCGGGCTTCTTAGCCGCTGGCTTCTTCGGCTTAGCCGCTGGCTTTTTCTTGGTTGCTTTCTCCTTTGTCTCACCAGGTTTCTTGTTCAGTTTGAAAGACCCGGAGGCGCCGGTGCCCTTGGTCTGCACCAGAGTGCCCTTGCTGACGAGACTCTTGAGCCCCAGCTTGATGCGGCTGTTGTTCTTCTCCACATCGTAGCCGCCGGCGGCCAGCGCCTTCTTGAGCGCGGCGAGGGAGAGCCCCTTGCGCTCCTTGGAGGCGGAGACGGCCTTGGTGATCAGCTCGGTGACGCTGGGGCCGGCGGGTTTGCGGGCTTTGGAGCCGCCCGCCGTTTTCTTCGGCTTCTTGGCGGCGGCCTTGGCACCGGGCGCAGAGACAGCGGGAGCGGCAACAGGCGCGGTCTCCGACATGGTGGCAGCCGTTCGTCCACGGATCGGGGGGAACCACTGGGCCTGTACCAAGTCGGCGGCCTCGTATTTATAGAGCGGAGCCGCGCGGTGATTGGTGCGTTGCAGCGCCCGCCCCGCTGCACGGCAGAAAGGTCTCTTCTCCCCGCTCATTTTGTGTTTCTTAGGAGCCGAAAAAGCCCGTTTTTATCCGAATTTCCGCCCCCGAGCTCCCCCCGGGTGGCAGCGGCGTGGAAAAGACAGATTGTTGTTCCCCTGGGCGAAGTTTCCCTTCGAAGAGGCAAAGGGTGAGTTAAAAAAGAGGCGATAAACCCCGAGTCCTGGACCTGGGCAGACCTCGGGAGGCagaaacttttgtttttccttctaaataaaaTCCGCGACGTGGGCAACTAAATCTCCAAAGTAATTAATTAGTATTCTTTAAAGGGTCTTCTCTTAATCTGAACTGAAAACCGGGGATTTGAATGGATATTTTAATCGCAAATTGATTTCAAAGAGGAGGAAGTAACACAGGCTCATCTCGAGCACTGAATATGGATTAGAAATTAGCTTCTCTGTCCAAAATCCTTTACccctttcaaaataattaaaataaattaaattagtgcATCATGCGACAAGGCCAGAGGCAGATTAAAGTCCTGCGAAGGGCTGTTTGTGCCCCAGAGGAGAGGACTTTTTGCAGCATAGCAGCTTGGACTGTGTTGCTCAGTGAGCACAATACAGACATGGTTCCCTAGCACTCGGctacagaaatttttattttcctaataaatTAGGCGACATAAGAACTTAACACGGCCAGTTTTTGTTGCCACTTTTAATTAGTACCCTGTCGCTCTATAATTGAgcgttgtttttattttgatacaGTTTGATTGGTGAAAATCTGAGTCATCGTTGTCTAAGGAGACACCGCTGCAACTGATTTTTCCATACTTCTGGCACAATAAAACTTGCACAAGTTATCAGTTCGGGCTCCCTTTTCACAGCAGATtacaaaatattcagtttttTTACTGTTCAGTGACCGATTCTTGCATTGGAAGTGATATTAAAAATAACTTATCCAACTGATGTATCTGCTATGCTAAAATGACTGGCTGCTAGCAAAAGGTGGACATTCTTTATCTGCACTTTATCAAGACCACAc contains these protein-coding regions:
- the LOC128904633 gene encoding histone H1, yielding MSETAPVAAPAVSAPGAKAAAKKPKKTAGGSKARKPAGPSVTELITKAVSASKERKGLSLAALKKALAAGGYDVEKNNSRIKLGLKSLVSKGTLVQTKGTGASGSFKLNKKPGETKEKATKKKPAAKPKKPAAKKPASAAKKPKKAAAVKKSPKKAKKPAATAAKKAAKSPKKAAKAGRPKKAAKSPAKAKAVKPKAAKPKAAKPKAAKAKKAAPKKK